A stretch of Schaalia odontolytica DNA encodes these proteins:
- the pepN gene encoding aminopeptidase N: protein MQILTRNEANHRAAHLHVSAIDVVVDIRGAQDTTNPTYPVTSTLTLTSDEERTFIDIAGEVTEVLLNGEPHAFEDDEDRVWVGGLPVGETITLEVRALASYSRSGEGLHRYTDPEDGEVYLYTQFEPNDAHRAWPCVDQPDVKPEWTFHVIAPAGWVVSSNGVETAVEAVDDSGALRHDFTATRPLSSYITAIVAGPWAVIDGGTWSGGALDGGHAELELRLLCRRTLARYLDSDDVFEVTRAGLDFFHERYGVTFPWGSYDQVYVPEYNLGAMENPGCITFNENYISRSTPTFSERQRRANTTLHEMCHMWFGDLATPSWWDDLWLKESFAENQGASAIATATRYVGEWANFAMNRKIWAYTQDQMPTTHPIAADIPDVAAAKTNFDGITYAKGASVLKQLVAWVGEDAFYEGARRYFAEHQFGATNLQDLLVALEGASQQELSSWKSAWLETSGPSTLSASWVTDSVGAITDFTLHQGGEACNGVLRPHRVTVSTWRVAAGALERTHVFDVRIDGDSAPIDPEGVVAVPGGAASADLVVVNDDDLTYAISRLDERSTDVALAYVGTIDAAITRAVIWASLWNAVRDGLLDPRRFVVAVLNAVPSETEPAIRDRLLLFVAEAISSFLPGQARSDVHDQVLATTIRLSRETEDSDAWRSYTRAFIAEFAARGGDEYEATVRDFASSDNPDIAWRARRALAARGLVDEESIEAWRSADGSGEAARMSVEALASLPSEEARARAWESVFCDSLSNDYLTATLAGLQASSWEGESGIESAVERMISYWESHTIGMALRYANGVLALGVDVDRDGSVERSVGLLRRWIEEHTDAPAQLRRIVVEHLDSFERDERVQRRWSSGQ, encoded by the coding sequence TGCCCATCTTCACGTCTCCGCCATCGACGTTGTTGTCGATATTCGAGGCGCCCAGGACACCACGAATCCGACTTATCCGGTGACGTCGACGCTGACGTTGACGTCGGATGAGGAACGCACCTTCATCGACATCGCTGGTGAGGTCACCGAGGTTCTCCTCAATGGTGAACCGCACGCTTTCGAGGACGACGAAGATCGCGTGTGGGTCGGAGGCCTGCCGGTGGGGGAGACGATCACCCTCGAGGTTCGCGCCCTGGCGAGCTACTCGCGCAGCGGCGAGGGCCTGCACCGCTACACCGATCCCGAGGATGGCGAAGTCTACCTTTACACCCAGTTCGAGCCCAACGACGCTCACCGTGCGTGGCCGTGCGTGGACCAGCCGGATGTGAAGCCCGAGTGGACGTTCCACGTCATTGCTCCCGCAGGCTGGGTCGTCTCCTCCAACGGAGTTGAGACTGCCGTCGAGGCCGTGGATGACTCGGGTGCGCTGCGCCATGACTTCACGGCGACGCGCCCGCTCTCGAGCTACATCACGGCGATTGTTGCCGGCCCGTGGGCGGTCATCGACGGCGGCACGTGGAGCGGCGGAGCGTTGGATGGTGGCCATGCTGAGCTCGAGCTGCGCCTGCTGTGCCGCCGTACGCTCGCGCGCTACCTCGACTCCGACGACGTGTTTGAAGTGACTCGTGCAGGACTCGACTTTTTCCACGAGCGCTACGGAGTGACCTTCCCGTGGGGATCTTACGACCAGGTGTACGTGCCCGAATACAACCTCGGCGCCATGGAAAACCCGGGATGCATTACCTTCAACGAGAACTACATTTCGCGCTCGACGCCCACCTTCTCCGAGCGCCAGCGCCGCGCGAACACAACGCTGCACGAAATGTGCCACATGTGGTTTGGTGACCTCGCCACGCCCTCCTGGTGGGATGACCTGTGGCTCAAGGAGTCCTTCGCTGAGAACCAGGGCGCCAGCGCGATTGCGACGGCCACGCGCTACGTGGGCGAATGGGCGAACTTTGCGATGAACCGCAAGATCTGGGCCTACACGCAGGACCAGATGCCGACCACGCACCCGATCGCCGCCGACATCCCGGACGTCGCCGCAGCCAAGACAAACTTCGACGGCATCACCTACGCGAAGGGTGCCTCCGTTCTCAAGCAGCTGGTTGCCTGGGTCGGGGAGGACGCCTTCTACGAGGGGGCACGTCGCTACTTTGCTGAGCATCAGTTCGGCGCGACCAACCTGCAGGATCTGCTCGTTGCGCTTGAAGGCGCCTCGCAGCAGGAGCTTTCTTCCTGGAAGAGCGCGTGGCTGGAGACCTCTGGCCCGTCGACGCTGTCGGCTTCGTGGGTCACCGATAGCGTCGGTGCGATCACGGACTTCACGCTTCATCAGGGTGGCGAGGCCTGCAACGGTGTGCTGCGTCCCCACCGCGTGACCGTTTCGACGTGGCGCGTCGCTGCCGGGGCGCTTGAGCGTACGCATGTGTTTGACGTCCGCATCGACGGTGACAGCGCCCCCATTGATCCCGAGGGTGTTGTGGCGGTGCCCGGCGGCGCCGCGTCCGCTGACCTTGTCGTCGTGAACGACGATGACCTCACCTACGCGATCTCGCGCCTCGACGAGCGCTCGACCGACGTCGCGCTGGCTTACGTGGGCACCATTGATGCGGCTATCACGCGCGCCGTTATCTGGGCGTCTCTCTGGAACGCGGTGCGTGACGGCTTGCTGGATCCACGCCGCTTCGTGGTCGCTGTTCTTAACGCCGTTCCGTCCGAAACTGAACCCGCGATCCGCGATCGTCTCCTCCTGTTCGTCGCCGAGGCCATTTCGTCCTTCCTGCCGGGGCAGGCTCGCTCGGATGTGCATGACCAGGTGCTTGCGACGACGATTCGTCTGTCTCGTGAGACCGAGGATTCCGATGCGTGGCGTTCGTACACGCGCGCATTCATCGCCGAGTTCGCAGCCCGCGGCGGCGACGAGTATGAGGCCACGGTCCGGGACTTCGCCAGCAGCGACAACCCCGATATCGCCTGGCGTGCGCGCCGCGCCCTGGCTGCACGCGGCCTCGTCGATGAGGAGTCCATCGAGGCCTGGCGCAGTGCCGACGGCTCAGGCGAAGCCGCTCGCATGAGCGTCGAGGCCCTCGCGTCACTGCCCTCGGAAGAAGCACGCGCGCGGGCCTGGGAGTCGGTGTTCTGCGATTCCCTGTCGAACGACTACCTGACCGCAACCCTGGCCGGCCTGCAGGCCTCGTCGTGGGAGGGCGAGAGCGGAATTGAGAGCGCCGTCGAGCGCATGATCTCCTACTGGGAGAGTCACACGATCGGCATGGCGCTGCGCTACGCCAACGGCGTCCTCGCTCTCGGTGTCGACGTTGACCGCGATGGTAGCGTCGAGCGCTCCGTTGGACTGCTGCGCCGTTGGATCGAGGAGCACACGGATGCCCCTGCACAGCTGCGCCGCATAGTCGTTGAGCATCTCGACTCTTTCGAACGCGACGAGCGCGTGCAGCGCCGCTGGAGTTCGGGCCAGTGA